The Phycisphaerae bacterium genomic sequence CCTGGCCGACGGGCCTCCGACGTTGATCTCGCCGGGGTGCCATCCGCCGGTCACCCGTGGGTCTCGCTTGATCCGGGCATCGGGCCGTGTGCGGCCAATCGCTCCACAGACTCACCCGGCGGACGTGACCCCGAGCGATAAGAGCGCCTCTTGCTCGGTGGGGTAGATATCGAAGAGCTTGTTCACGCCGGTGATCTTGAAGAGCTGCTGGAGCTCCGTACGCAGGCCGCACAGGACCAGCCTGCCCTTGATGGCCTGTATTTTTTTGCGCAGTTCAATCAGCGTGCTCATCGCTGAAGAGGACATCGATTTGACCTTGGTGAAGTCGATGATCAGTTTCTTGCACGCTCGATCGTCCACCAGGGCGAAGAGGCCCGCAGCCATGGCCTCCAACCGTGGCGCGTCCACGACGGCCGTGTCATTGATCGTCGCCACGGTCACATCTCTCAGGGTTTGAACGAGCAGTGGTGAAGGAACGGCCATGGAACACCTCGCCTCGACTATGCCAGGAGCGCATTCTACTGCGGTTCGACCACCTTAGCGAGTCCTGGGGGGCTTTACACGGCGGCATGGAGCGGGGTATTTTGACGCGGCATCATGATCACTATCCTCTCCGCGACCGTACTGTTAATCCTGGTCATGGATCCTCTGGGTAACGTCCCCCTCTTCCTGGTCGCGCTTCGGGACGTTGCTCCCGACCGACACCGCCGGGTGGTAACCCGCGAGCTTTGCATTGCCTTGGTGGTGATGGTGATCTTCCTGTTCTTCGGTCGGCATATCCTTCAGCTGTTCCAGATTTCCCAGCATGCGTTGAGCATCGCCGGCGGCATCATTCTCTTCCTGATTGCCGTCCGCATGATCTTCCCGTCCACGGGAGGTCCTTTTGGTGATGCTCCGAGCGGCGAGCCGTTCATCGTTCCGCTGGCCATTC encodes the following:
- a CDS encoding STAS domain-containing protein is translated as MAVPSPLLVQTLRDVTVATINDTAVVDAPRLEAMAAGLFALVDDRACKKLIIDFTKVKSMSSSAMSTLIELRKKIQAIKGRLVLCGLRTELQQLFKITGVNKLFDIYPTEQEALLSLGVTSAG
- a CDS encoding YhgN family NAAT transporter; translation: MITILSATVLLILVMDPLGNVPLFLVALRDVAPDRHRRVVTRELCIALVVMVIFLFFGRHILQLFQISQHALSIAGGIILFLIAVRMIFPSTGGPFGDAPSGEPFIVPLAIPLVAGPSTLITLTLLVSREPDRWPGFLLALILAWLVSVAVLLASNLLSRLLTEKGLIALERLMGMILTAVAVQMLMTGVGEAIVQFRSASRG